From the genome of Verrucomicrobiia bacterium, one region includes:
- a CDS encoding aldo/keto reductase, with amino-acid sequence MNSVETVTGKNAGASRRNFLQTSLVSAGAVLAGPFLRNATAAALAPLEMITTGPDSIPRKPLGKTGEHISVIGIGGFHIGTMDSAKDAARLIHEAIDAGVNFCDNAWEYNDGKSERWMGEALRGYRDKVFLMTKVCTHGRDKKVAMHQLEQSLSRLKTDHLDLWQVHECVYYNDPERHFAAGGVIEALDEAKRQGKVRFVGFTGHKNPSIHLKMLSYNYAFDTVQMPLNCFDATYKSFEQQVLPEALRRGMGALGMKSLGGDAQPILHGAVTAQEALRYAMSLPVSTTISGMDSINVLHQNLAIARGFKPMSAEEMQALRERCAPLAADGHLELYKSTKKYDADVGREQHGYPSMEELPI; translated from the coding sequence ATGAATTCTGTTGAAACCGTCACCGGAAAAAATGCGGGCGCCAGCCGCCGCAATTTTCTGCAAACCAGTTTGGTCAGCGCGGGTGCGGTTCTCGCGGGGCCGTTTCTACGCAACGCCACCGCAGCCGCGCTCGCACCGCTTGAGATGATCACGACCGGTCCGGACAGCATCCCGCGCAAGCCGCTTGGGAAAACCGGCGAACATATTTCTGTAATCGGCATCGGCGGATTTCACATCGGGACCATGGACTCGGCCAAAGACGCGGCGCGCCTCATCCATGAAGCGATAGATGCCGGCGTGAATTTTTGCGACAACGCCTGGGAATATAACGACGGCAAAAGCGAGCGCTGGATGGGCGAAGCTTTGCGCGGATACCGCGACAAAGTTTTTCTCATGACCAAAGTCTGCACGCATGGCCGCGATAAAAAAGTTGCGATGCATCAGCTTGAACAATCGCTCAGCCGCCTCAAAACTGACCATCTCGATCTCTGGCAGGTGCATGAGTGTGTTTATTATAATGACCCCGAGCGGCACTTCGCGGCAGGCGGCGTCATCGAGGCGCTCGACGAAGCAAAACGCCAGGGCAAAGTGCGGTTCGTGGGATTCACCGGCCACAAAAATCCGTCCATCCATCTTAAGATGCTTTCGTATAATTATGCGTTCGACACGGTGCAGATGCCGCTGAATTGTTTCGACGCAACGTATAAAAGTTTCGAGCAACAAGTCCTGCCGGAAGCTCTGCGCCGGGGCATGGGCGCGCTGGGAATGAAAAGTCTGGGCGGCGATGCCCAGCCGATTCTGCATGGGGCAGTGACGGCGCAAGAGGCTTTGCGATACGCAATGAGTCTGCCGGTTTCAACGACGATCAGTGGCATGGATTCGATAAATGTATTGCATCAAAATCTGGCTATCGCGCGCGGCTTCAAACCGATGAGCGCCGAAGAAATGCAGGCGCTTCGTGAGCGTTGCGCGCCGCTCGCCGCCGACGGCCATCTCGAACTTTACAAGTCCACGAAGAAATACGACGCCGACGTCGGCCGCGAACAACACGGCTATCCGTCCATGGAAGAACTTCCAATTTAA